The Polymorphobacter megasporae genome window below encodes:
- the aat gene encoding leucyl/phenylalanyl-tRNA--protein transferase — MADNRDAADVFWVEPQKRGVLPLDGFHLPARLARVLKSERFGITADRAFADVMAECAAPVPGRPDTWINADIVAAYRGLHARGNAHSIECWQNGKLVGGLYGVKLGAAFFGESMFTRVTDASKCALAALVARLRVGSFRLLDTQFLTEHLARFGTVEVPRAAYKVLLEGALGTSGDFAALDWDVTARPTTKVSGPVSGKRIVQLLTQTS; from the coding sequence ATGGCCGACAATCGCGATGCCGCCGACGTCTTCTGGGTCGAGCCGCAAAAGCGCGGGGTGCTGCCGCTCGATGGCTTCCATCTGCCCGCCCGGCTGGCGCGCGTGCTCAAGTCCGAACGCTTCGGCATCACCGCCGACCGCGCCTTTGCCGATGTCATGGCGGAGTGCGCCGCGCCGGTCCCCGGCCGCCCCGACACGTGGATCAACGCCGACATCGTCGCCGCGTATCGCGGCCTGCACGCGCGCGGCAACGCCCATTCGATCGAATGCTGGCAGAACGGCAAGCTCGTCGGCGGGCTGTACGGGGTCAAGCTCGGCGCAGCATTCTTTGGCGAGAGCATGTTCACCCGCGTCACCGACGCCTCAAAATGCGCGCTCGCGGCGCTGGTCGCTCGGCTGCGCGTGGGCAGCTTCCGCCTGCTCGACACCCAGTTCCTGACCGAACATCTCGCGCGCTTCGGCACCGTCGAAGTGCCGCGCGCCGCCTATAAGGTCTTGCTCGAAGGGGCCTTGGGGACATCCGGAGATTTCGCCGCCTTGGACTGGGACGTCACCGCGCGACCGACGACCAAGGTATCCGGACCCGTATCGGGAAAACGCATCGTGCAGCTTTTGACCCAGACATCGTAG
- the mlaD gene encoding outer membrane lipid asymmetry maintenance protein MlaD, protein MRALFKENVVESIVGLVVVLVAIWFVTTAYARTSGGGGSGYLVTARFPNSTGVSVGTDVRVSGIKIGTVATQRLDPKTFQAVLQLRVANDVKFPTDSSAAITSEGILGGSYISLLPGGDTTMLKPGDEITDTQGAQDLMGLMGSFINRSGDASKAAPAAAPADSAAPAK, encoded by the coding sequence ATGCGCGCGTTGTTTAAGGAAAACGTCGTCGAATCGATCGTCGGGCTGGTCGTCGTCCTTGTGGCGATCTGGTTTGTCACGACCGCTTATGCGCGGACGTCGGGCGGCGGCGGTTCGGGCTATCTCGTCACCGCGCGCTTCCCGAACTCGACCGGCGTGTCGGTCGGCACCGATGTCCGCGTTTCGGGGATCAAGATCGGGACGGTCGCGACGCAGCGGCTCGACCCCAAGACGTTCCAGGCGGTGCTCCAGCTTCGCGTTGCCAACGACGTCAAGTTCCCGACCGATTCGAGCGCGGCGATCACGTCGGAGGGGATCCTCGGCGGCAGCTATATTTCTCTGCTCCCCGGTGGCGACACGACGATGCTCAAGCCCGGTGACGAGATCACCGATACGCAAGGTGCGCAGGACCTGATGGGCCTGATGGGGTCGTTCATCAACCGCAGCGGCGATGCGTCGAAGGCGGCTCCGGCGGCAGCACCGGCAGACAGCGCGGCTCCGGCGAAGTGA
- a CDS encoding NADH:ubiquinone oxidoreductase subunit NDUFA12, with the protein MGILSIFTWWHGPGLGTRLVGWRTGIEVGRDDQGNVYYMSKPGRRERRWVIYNGMPEASRIPPEWHIWLHKTIATTPAEAPLKARVWEKPWIPNATGTPLAHRPSGSLAVAATRAKTTGDYEAWSPD; encoded by the coding sequence ATGGGCATCCTGTCGATCTTCACCTGGTGGCACGGTCCGGGACTTGGGACGCGGCTCGTCGGCTGGCGCACCGGGATCGAGGTCGGCCGCGACGACCAGGGCAACGTCTATTATATGTCGAAGCCCGGCCGCCGCGAGCGCCGCTGGGTGATCTACAACGGCATGCCCGAAGCAAGCCGGATCCCGCCCGAATGGCACATCTGGCTCCACAAGACGATCGCGACGACGCCCGCCGAAGCGCCGCTGAAGGCGCGCGTGTGGGAGAAGCCGTGGATCCCCAACGCGACCGGAACCCCGCTGGCGCATCGCCCGTCGGGCAGCCTCGCGGTCGCCGCGACGCGCGCGAAGACGACCGGTGATTACGAAGCGTGGAGCCCCGACTGA
- a CDS encoding branched-chain amino acid aminotransferase has translation MLEPTFDDRDGWIWFDGKLVPWRDAKVHVLTHALHYASSVFEGARCYDGNVFALSQHSQRLIDSAKMLGFDLPWSRAEIDAAVNETVAANNLTDCYVRPVAWRGSEQMGVAAQKTKPHMAVAVWQWGTYYGDEALTKGLRLNIAPWRRPAPYTAPVHAKAAGLYMICTMSKHAASDAGYDDALMLDWRGQVAEATGANIFFLRDGVLHTPTPDCFLDGITRRTVIGLARARGIEVVERAIWPEELESFEQAFLTGSAAEVTPLAEIGPWRFEVGALVRGIAADYRDHVRGIGPAQRGVVQPIAAERRG, from the coding sequence ATGCTTGAACCCACTTTCGATGACCGTGACGGCTGGATCTGGTTCGACGGCAAGCTCGTCCCGTGGCGCGACGCCAAAGTCCATGTCCTGACCCACGCGCTGCATTATGCGAGTTCGGTGTTCGAAGGCGCGCGCTGTTACGATGGTAACGTCTTCGCGCTGTCGCAACACAGCCAGCGGCTGATCGACTCGGCGAAGATGCTCGGATTCGACCTGCCGTGGTCGCGCGCCGAGATCGACGCGGCGGTCAACGAGACTGTCGCTGCGAACAATCTCACCGATTGCTACGTCCGCCCGGTCGCGTGGCGCGGGTCGGAGCAGATGGGCGTCGCGGCGCAAAAGACCAAGCCGCACATGGCCGTCGCGGTGTGGCAGTGGGGCACCTATTACGGCGACGAGGCGCTGACCAAGGGTCTCCGGCTCAACATCGCGCCGTGGCGGCGTCCCGCGCCGTACACGGCACCGGTCCACGCCAAGGCGGCGGGGCTGTACATGATCTGCACGATGTCGAAGCACGCCGCGTCGGACGCGGGCTACGACGACGCGTTGATGCTCGACTGGCGCGGGCAGGTAGCGGAAGCGACCGGGGCGAACATCTTCTTCCTGCGCGACGGCGTCCTCCACACCCCGACCCCCGATTGCTTCCTCGACGGCATCACCCGGCGGACGGTGATCGGGCTGGCGCGGGCGCGCGGAATCGAAGTCGTCGAGCGCGCGATCTGGCCCGAGGAACTCGAGAGTTTCGAACAGGCGTTCCTCACCGGCAGCGCCGCCGAGGTCACGCCGCTCGCCGAAATTGGGCCGTGGCGCTTCGAGGTCGGGGCACTGGTCCGCGGCATCGCGGCGGACTATCGCGACCATGTTCGCGGCATCGGTCCGGCGCAGCGCGGCGTCGTCCAGCCGATTGCCGCCGAACGCCGGGGTTGA
- a CDS encoding MarR family winged helix-turn-helix transcriptional regulator yields MADVNFVRAAPVGASPLFLREAEIRRGIELLYFGYTNMVKGADARLAELGLGRAHHRALYFIARRPGMPVGDLLDLLNITKQSLSRVLADLQMRELVAQTVGTRDRRQRMLRLTPAGIALETELFECLRDGVTRAYGHAGQAAVSGFWTVLTGLIPPGDRPLIEALQVAE; encoded by the coding sequence ATGGCTGACGTAAACTTTGTTCGGGCAGCGCCGGTCGGGGCGTCCCCTTTGTTCCTGCGCGAGGCAGAAATCCGCCGCGGCATCGAACTGCTCTACTTCGGCTACACCAACATGGTCAAAGGCGCCGATGCTCGGCTCGCCGAACTCGGCCTTGGCCGCGCACACCATCGCGCGCTTTATTTCATCGCCCGGCGCCCGGGGATGCCGGTCGGCGACCTGCTCGACCTGCTCAATATCACCAAGCAGTCGCTAAGCCGGGTTCTCGCCGACCTGCAGATGCGCGAACTCGTCGCCCAGACGGTCGGCACGCGCGATCGTCGCCAGCGGATGCTGCGGCTGACCCCGGCCGGAATCGCGCTCGAAACCGAGCTATTCGAATGTCTGCGCGACGGTGTCACGCGGGCCTATGGCCACGCCGGCCAGGCGGCGGTCAGCGGCTTCTGGACGGTGCTGACCGGGCTTATACCGCCGGGAGATCGACCGCTGATCGAGGCGCTGCAAGTAGCGGAATAG
- a CDS encoding YbjN domain-containing protein, with translation MTQLDVSFESAPAAPIDMLEHYFNAHGWAFERTGDEEITASVAASWANFQLRALWREDERVLQFIAMPDIRVPEAKRAVMYETLGLINEQLWIGHFEMWAADGTVLFRHATLLDSLEDDEDVDLTIGQAEMLVDAAIDECERFYPVFQFVLWAGKSPAEAIEAALLDTVGEA, from the coding sequence ATGACGCAACTCGATGTCAGCTTTGAATCCGCGCCCGCCGCGCCGATCGACATGCTCGAACATTATTTCAACGCGCACGGCTGGGCGTTCGAGCGGACCGGTGACGAGGAAATCACTGCATCGGTCGCCGCGAGCTGGGCCAATTTCCAGCTGCGCGCACTGTGGCGCGAGGACGAGCGTGTCCTTCAGTTCATCGCGATGCCCGACATCCGCGTCCCCGAAGCCAAGCGCGCGGTGATGTACGAGACGCTCGGGCTGATCAACGAGCAGCTGTGGATCGGCCATTTCGAGATGTGGGCGGCCGACGGCACCGTGCTGTTCCGCCACGCGACGCTGCTCGACAGCCTCGAGGACGACGAGGACGTCGACCTAACGATCGGGCAGGCCGAGATGCTCGTCGACGCTGCGATCGACGAGTGCGAGCGCTTTTACCCCGTGTTCCAGTTCGTCCTGTGGGCGGGTAAGTCTCCCGCCGAGGCGATCGAAGCGGCGCTGCTCGACACCGTCGGCGAGGCGTAA
- a CDS encoding accessory factor UbiK family protein: MQSQNRVFEDLSKVATSAMGTMAGVGREVETMIRGRVRELVGGFDMVDRDEFEAVKAMAATARADAEALKAELAELRAAMGSANPSPAAAPAGGSAPIV; the protein is encoded by the coding sequence ATGCAGTCGCAAAACCGGGTTTTCGAGGATCTGTCGAAGGTCGCCACCTCGGCGATGGGAACGATGGCGGGCGTCGGCCGCGAGGTCGAGACGATGATCCGCGGTCGTGTGCGCGAACTTGTCGGCGGCTTCGACATGGTCGACCGCGACGAGTTCGAAGCGGTCAAGGCGATGGCGGCGACCGCGCGCGCCGATGCCGAGGCGCTCAAGGCCGAACTCGCCGAGCTTCGCGCCGCGATGGGGTCGGCGAACCCGTCGCCGGCAGCCGCTCCCGCCGGGGGCAGCGCGCCGATTGTCTAG
- a CDS encoding TlyA family RNA methyltransferase codes for MSKTRADQLLVTLGLAESRTRAQALILAGLVFAGDRKVDKAGQVVADDVVLTVKGRDHPWVSRGGVKLAHALDHFGWDVAGVTAIDVGSSTGGFTDVLLTRGARHVFAVDSGTNQLAWKLRDDARVTVLEQTSARILTAEHIPVAVDLIVCDASFIGLAKVLGVPLTFAAPAARLMALIKPQFEAGRGEIGKGGVVRDPAIHERVCAEVAAWVAGQGWHVDGIVPSPITGPEGNVEFLIAAQRAPHNVDDGTSDAQIPDE; via the coding sequence ATGAGCAAGACCCGCGCCGATCAGTTGCTCGTCACCCTCGGCCTTGCCGAATCGCGGACGCGCGCGCAGGCGCTGATTCTTGCCGGGCTGGTCTTCGCCGGGGACCGCAAGGTCGACAAGGCGGGGCAGGTGGTCGCCGACGACGTCGTGCTGACGGTCAAGGGGCGCGATCATCCTTGGGTGTCGCGCGGCGGGGTCAAGCTCGCACACGCGCTCGACCATTTCGGCTGGGATGTCGCGGGGGTCACCGCGATCGACGTCGGCTCGTCGACAGGGGGGTTCACCGATGTGCTGCTGACGCGCGGCGCGCGCCACGTCTTCGCGGTCGACAGCGGGACCAACCAGCTCGCGTGGAAATTGCGCGACGACGCGCGCGTCACGGTGCTCGAACAAACCAGCGCGCGCATCCTGACGGCCGAGCATATCCCGGTGGCGGTGGACCTGATCGTCTGCGACGCGAGCTTCATCGGACTGGCGAAGGTGCTTGGCGTACCGCTGACCTTCGCCGCTCCCGCCGCGCGACTGATGGCGCTGATCAAGCCGCAGTTCGAGGCGGGGCGCGGCGAGATCGGCAAGGGCGGGGTGGTCCGCGATCCCGCGATCCACGAGCGGGTCTGCGCCGAGGTCGCGGCGTGGGTTGCGGGGCAGGGCTGGCACGTCGATGGCATCGTCCCGAGCCCGATCACCGGGCCCGAGGGCAACGTCGAATTCCTGATCGCCGCACAGCGTGCACCGCACAACGTTGACGATGGCACCTCGGACGCCCAAATACCCGACGAATGA
- a CDS encoding histidine kinase dimerization/phosphoacceptor domain -containing protein: MRYWTDRDNEDGYFSRAKPAGDGPITNPAVLAGLIPALRSRVWAGLILALASCLLSIALRRLLDRIFPVGFPFMMFFPSVMVTTYFAGTLPGLACTGLCTVAVWYLFTQPYNSFALDTGTALALVLFVLVAGLIVLVLSHMRVVSERLDTERRKSTQLYERERVLFQELQHRVANNMQFVASLLHLQRQHMPDDATDAARALDEASRRIQVMARVHRRLYDATAADTLLGAYLAEVLGEVIDASGVTGITCKFDVLPVRFDIDRLMLLSLITTEVVTNCLKHAFGGRSDGTILIGLHRLGATELELTITDDGCGIAAGDQSPKAGLGTRILKGLATQLGGQISMTSNAGTITRLRFPLRDAQIASD; the protein is encoded by the coding sequence GTGCGGTATTGGACCGATCGCGACAATGAAGACGGCTATTTCTCGAGAGCTAAGCCGGCGGGGGACGGGCCGATCACAAATCCAGCAGTCCTTGCCGGTTTGATCCCGGCATTGCGGAGTCGTGTCTGGGCGGGGCTGATCCTCGCACTCGCATCATGCCTGCTGTCGATCGCGCTCCGACGCCTGCTCGACCGGATTTTCCCGGTCGGCTTTCCGTTCATGATGTTTTTCCCGTCGGTGATGGTCACGACATATTTTGCCGGCACCCTGCCGGGATTGGCGTGCACCGGGCTATGTACCGTCGCGGTCTGGTACCTGTTCACGCAACCGTACAATAGCTTCGCGCTCGACACCGGCACCGCGCTGGCGCTGGTGTTGTTCGTGCTGGTGGCGGGTCTGATCGTGCTGGTTCTCAGCCACATGCGGGTCGTCAGCGAGCGCCTCGACACCGAGCGGCGAAAGTCGACGCAGCTTTATGAACGTGAACGCGTGCTGTTCCAGGAACTGCAGCATCGGGTCGCGAACAACATGCAATTCGTTGCCAGCCTGCTCCATCTACAACGGCAGCACATGCCGGACGATGCTACGGATGCCGCCCGAGCACTCGACGAGGCCTCGCGCCGTATTCAGGTCATGGCCCGCGTCCATCGCCGCCTCTACGACGCCACCGCCGCCGATACGCTGCTCGGCGCATATCTCGCCGAAGTTCTCGGCGAGGTCATCGACGCCTCAGGCGTTACGGGCATCACCTGCAAGTTCGATGTTCTTCCCGTCCGCTTCGATATCGATCGGCTGATGCTGTTGTCGCTGATCACCACCGAAGTCGTGACCAACTGTCTCAAGCACGCGTTCGGCGGCCGGAGCGATGGCACGATCTTGATCGGGCTGCATCGGCTCGGCGCGACCGAACTCGAGCTGACGATTACAGACGACGGCTGCGGGATCGCCGCTGGCGATCAGTCGCCCAAAGCCGGACTCGGCACGCGCATCCTCAAGGGCCTGGCGACGCAACTCGGCGGACAGATCAGCATGACCAGCAACGCCGGGACGATCACGCGGCTGAGGTTTCCGCTGCGCGATGCGCAGATCGCCAGCGACTAG